A DNA window from Streptomyces bacillaris contains the following coding sequences:
- a CDS encoding YbaK/EbsC family protein, translating into MRAPIGTFEDASPASERLDLLPAPVATALAAGWGDITADRIIHVDTDPAVADTAVFVEHHGRDLLDTSANCVVVAGKRGGETALAACVVLSRTRVDVNGAVRKHLGARKASFAAMDTAVGETGMEYGGITPIGLPAAWPLLLDPAVVDEEWVLIGSGSRRGKLIVPGKALAALPGAVVVEGLGV; encoded by the coding sequence ATGCGCGCACCCATCGGCACCTTCGAGGACGCCTCCCCGGCCTCCGAACGGCTCGACCTGCTCCCCGCCCCCGTCGCGACGGCCCTCGCCGCCGGGTGGGGCGACATCACCGCCGACCGGATCATCCACGTCGACACCGACCCGGCCGTGGCCGACACCGCCGTCTTCGTCGAGCACCACGGGCGGGACCTGCTGGACACCTCGGCCAACTGCGTCGTCGTGGCGGGCAAGCGCGGCGGCGAGACCGCCCTGGCCGCGTGCGTGGTGCTCTCCCGCACCCGGGTCGACGTCAACGGCGCCGTGCGCAAGCACCTGGGCGCCCGCAAGGCGTCCTTCGCCGCGATGGACACGGCGGTCGGCGAGACCGGCATGGAGTACGGCGGCATCACGCCCATCGGCCTGCCCGCCGCCTGGCCCCTCCTCCTCGACCCCGCCGTGGTGGACGAGGAGTGGGTCCTGATCGGCAGCGGCAGCCGCCGGGGCAAGCTCATCGTGCCCGGCAAGGCACTCGCCGCCCTCCCGGGCGCGGTGGTCGTGGAGGGGCTGGGGGTCTGA
- a CDS encoding aminoglycoside N(3)-acetyltransferase: protein MSAPPDAVPPDSLPLDGERLTAALSALGVRPGDILLVHASLRTVGPTAGGPATVVAALRRAVGRDGALVVPSFTPENSDTSPQYRARVRGLDAAAREAVRSSMEPFDPALTPAPSVGALAETVRRTAGAERSAHPQTSFAALGPAAGKLLTGHRPDCHLGEDSPLARLYEADARVLLLGTGYATCTAFHLAEYRTPAPPRRTYRCVVAPGGVRQWWEYEDVALDDSDFAALGAAFEETAAPGDVRQALVGSAPCRLLRLRAAVDFATGWLTAHR from the coding sequence GTGAGCGCCCCTCCTGACGCGGTCCCTCCCGACAGCCTCCCTCTCGACGGTGAGCGGCTGACCGCCGCACTGTCCGCGCTGGGCGTGCGCCCCGGCGACATCCTGCTGGTGCACGCCTCCCTGCGGACGGTCGGGCCGACAGCGGGCGGGCCCGCCACCGTGGTGGCTGCCCTGCGCCGGGCGGTGGGACGGGACGGGGCGCTGGTGGTCCCCTCCTTCACCCCGGAGAACTCGGACACCTCACCGCAGTACCGCGCCCGGGTGCGGGGCCTGGACGCGGCGGCGCGCGAGGCGGTCCGCTCGTCGATGGAGCCGTTCGACCCGGCGCTCACCCCGGCCCCCTCGGTGGGCGCCCTGGCGGAGACCGTACGGAGAACGGCGGGCGCGGAGCGCAGCGCCCATCCCCAGACCTCCTTCGCCGCCCTCGGCCCCGCGGCCGGAAAGCTGCTCACCGGGCACCGGCCGGACTGCCACCTCGGCGAGGACTCCCCGCTCGCCCGGCTGTACGAGGCCGACGCCCGGGTCCTCCTCCTCGGCACCGGCTACGCCACCTGCACCGCCTTCCACCTGGCCGAGTACCGCACCCCCGCCCCTCCCCGCCGCACCTACCGCTGTGTGGTGGCGCCGGGGGGTGTGCGGCAGTGGTGGGAGTACGAGGATGTCGCCCTGGACGACAGCGACTTCGCGGCCCTGGGCGCGGCGTTCGAGGAGACCGCCGCCCCCGGTGACGTACGGCAGGCGCTCGTCGGTTCGGCCCCGTGCAGGCTGCTCCGGCTGCGGGCGGCCGTCGACTTCGCCACCGGGTGGCTCACGGCCCACCGGTAG
- a CDS encoding CoA-binding protein produces MDNETETIRRILQETGGTWAVVGLSTNRARAAYGVAEVLQRFGKRVVPVHPKAEPVHGEQGYASLAEIPFPVDVVDVFVNSELAGGVADEAVAVGAKAVWFQLGVVDEEAYERTRAAGLEMVMDRCPAIEIPRLG; encoded by the coding sequence ATGGACAACGAGACAGAGACGATCCGGCGGATTCTCCAGGAGACGGGCGGCACCTGGGCGGTGGTGGGCCTCTCCACCAACCGCGCCCGCGCCGCCTACGGGGTGGCGGAGGTCCTCCAGCGGTTCGGCAAGCGGGTCGTACCGGTGCACCCCAAGGCCGAGCCGGTGCACGGGGAGCAGGGGTACGCCTCGCTGGCGGAGATCCCGTTCCCGGTGGACGTGGTGGACGTGTTCGTCAACAGCGAGCTGGCGGGCGGGGTCGCGGACGAGGCGGTGGCGGTGGGGGCGAAGGCGGTCTGGTTCCAGCTCGGCGTGGTGGACGAGGAGGCGTACGAGCGGACGCGGGCGGCCGGGCTGGAGATGGTGATGGACCGGTGCCCGGCGATCGAGATCCCACGGCTGGGGTGA
- a CDS encoding YigZ family protein gives MQEQYRTVARAGVHESEINRSRFLCSLAPAATEQEAQDFVARVRKEHPTATHNCFAYVIGADAAVQKASDDGEPGGTAGVPMLQMLMRREVRYVAAVVTRYYGGVKLGAGGLIRAYGGVVGEALDALGTITRQRFRLATVRVDHQRAGKLENDLRATGRDVREVRYAEAVTIEIGLPDADVPAFTAWLADATAGSATLELGGEAYGDV, from the coding sequence ATGCAGGAGCAGTACCGGACCGTCGCCCGCGCGGGCGTGCACGAGAGCGAGATCAACCGATCGCGCTTCCTCTGCTCGCTCGCCCCCGCCGCCACCGAACAGGAGGCGCAGGACTTCGTCGCACGCGTCCGCAAGGAGCATCCCACCGCCACCCACAACTGCTTCGCGTACGTGATCGGCGCCGACGCCGCCGTACAGAAGGCCAGCGACGACGGTGAACCGGGCGGCACCGCCGGTGTCCCGATGCTCCAGATGCTGATGCGCCGGGAGGTGCGGTACGTCGCGGCGGTCGTCACCCGCTACTACGGCGGGGTCAAGCTCGGGGCGGGCGGACTGATCCGTGCGTACGGGGGAGTGGTCGGCGAAGCCCTGGACGCGCTGGGCACCATCACCCGGCAGCGGTTCCGGCTGGCCACCGTCCGCGTCGACCACCAGCGGGCGGGCAAGCTGGAGAACGACCTGCGGGCTACCGGGCGGGACGTGCGCGAGGTGCGGTACGCGGAGGCCGTGACCATCGAGATCGGGCTGCCGGACGCCGATGTCCCCGCCTTCACCGCCTGGCTGGCCGACGCCACCGCCGGGTCCGCGACGCTGGAGCTGGGCGGCGAGGCGTACGGAGACGTGTGA
- a CDS encoding exonuclease SbcCD subunit D, translated as MKLLHTSDWHLGRSFHRVPLLDAQAAFLDHLVATVEAREVDAVLVSGDVYDRAVPPLAAVELFDRALHRLAAVGVPTVMISGNHDSARRLGVGAGLFERSGIHLRTDPESCATPVVLTDAHGDVALYGLPYLEPALVKDTLRAAKAGHEAVLTAAMDRVRADLAARPATTRSVVLAHAFVAGGEPSDSERDITVGGVSAVPAGVFDGVDYVALGHLHGSQRVTERVRYSGSPLAYSFSEADHRKTMWLIELDGSGAITADERIDCPVERPLARLRGRLDTLLEDPALDRHEQAWVEATLTDPVRPADPMARLAARFPHTLSLVFDPERPPEDPLASYAQRLRGRDDHQIAEDFVAHVRGGSGPSDPERTVLRAAFDDVRVDEGVREVSR; from the coding sequence GTGAAGCTGCTGCACACCTCGGACTGGCACCTGGGCCGGTCCTTCCACCGCGTCCCCCTGCTGGACGCCCAGGCCGCCTTCCTCGACCACCTGGTGGCCACCGTCGAGGCCCGCGAGGTGGACGCCGTCCTCGTCTCCGGTGACGTCTACGACCGGGCCGTCCCGCCGCTCGCCGCCGTCGAACTCTTCGACCGGGCGCTGCACCGGCTCGCCGCCGTCGGCGTCCCGACCGTCATGATCTCCGGCAACCACGACTCGGCCCGCCGGCTCGGCGTCGGCGCGGGCCTCTTCGAACGCTCGGGCATCCACCTCCGTACCGACCCCGAGAGCTGCGCCACCCCCGTCGTCCTCACCGACGCCCATGGCGACGTCGCCCTCTACGGCCTCCCGTATCTGGAACCGGCCCTGGTCAAGGACACCCTCCGCGCCGCCAAGGCCGGGCACGAGGCGGTGCTCACCGCCGCCATGGACCGGGTCCGCGCCGACCTCGCCGCCCGCCCCGCCACCACCCGCTCCGTCGTCCTCGCCCACGCCTTCGTGGCGGGCGGCGAACCCAGCGACAGCGAACGGGACATCACCGTCGGCGGGGTCTCCGCCGTCCCGGCCGGGGTCTTCGACGGCGTCGACTACGTCGCCCTCGGCCACCTCCACGGCTCCCAGCGGGTCACCGAACGCGTCCGCTACTCCGGCTCCCCGCTCGCCTACTCCTTCTCCGAGGCCGACCACCGCAAGACCATGTGGCTGATCGAGCTGGACGGCAGCGGCGCCATCACCGCCGACGAGCGGATCGACTGCCCGGTCGAACGTCCCCTCGCCCGGCTCCGGGGCCGCCTCGACACCCTCCTGGAGGACCCGGCCCTGGACCGTCACGAGCAGGCCTGGGTGGAGGCCACCCTCACCGACCCGGTCCGCCCCGCCGACCCCATGGCCCGCCTCGCCGCCCGCTTCCCGCACACCCTGAGCCTGGTCTTCGACCCCGAGCGGCCGCCCGAGGACCCGCTGGCCTCCTACGCCCAGCGCCTCCGGGGCCGCGACGACCACCAGATCGCGGAGGACTTCGTGGCCCATGTGCGCGGCGGCAGCGGCCCCAGCGACCCCGAACGCACCGTGCTGCGCGCCGCGTTCGACGACGTACGGGTGGACGAGGGCGTGCGCGAGGTGTCCCGATGA